The Pogona vitticeps strain Pit_001003342236 chromosome 6, PviZW2.1, whole genome shotgun sequence genome contains a region encoding:
- the MYADM gene encoding myeloid-associated differentiation marker, with protein sequence MPVTRSKSVGNTSALTSQLGIVRLLEALFTCVTFSLVVHRNAWQGRNGDWCMFSWCVCFAVTILILLVEFAGLQHRIPVSWKNFPITFAMYATLMCLSASIIYPVTFIQNKDLGREERGYRIAATVFSCLSFLAYSTEVTITKAKPGEVTGYMATVPGLLKVVETFIACIIFVFISDSNSYERHEALKWCVAVYCICFILSLVVIILCIGECTGWLPCPFNKFLSGYTLLAVLMYATATIIWPIYHFDKKHGGTPSRPPYCRGSYTCFWDQMVVVAVLTAINLLVYLADLVYSARLIFIQE encoded by the coding sequence ATGCCAGTAACGCGCTCAAAATCCGTGGGCAACACCAGTGCTCTGACTTCTCAGCTGGGCATTGTCCGCTTGCTGGAAGCCCTTTTCACATGTGTCACCTTCAGCCTGGTGGTTCACCGGAATGCCTGGCAGGGCCGTAATGGCGATTGGTGCATGTTTTCTTGGTGTGTTTGCTTTGCAGTCACAATTCTCATTTTGCTGGTGGAATTTGCTGGCCTTCAGCACCGCATCCCCGTCTCCTGGAAGAACTTCCCCATCACCTTTGCCATGTACGCCACCTTGATGTGCCTTTCTGCTTCCATCATCTACCCAGTTACCTTCATTCAGAACAAggaccttggccgcgaagagcgTGGATACCGTATTGCTGCCACAGTGTTCTCTTGCCTCTCCTTCTTAGCTTACTCTACGGAGGTCACCATAACCAAAGCCAAACCAGGGGAAGTCACTGGCTACATGGCCACCGTTCCTGGACTGCTCAAGGTGGTGGAGACTTTCATTGCTTGCATCATCTTTGTTTTCATCAGTGATTCAAATTCATATGAGAGACACGAGGCCCTGAAGTGGTGTGTGGCTGTGTACTGCATCTGCTTCATCCTCTCACTGGTGGTCATCATCTTGTGCATTGGCGAATGCACCGGCTGGCTGCCCTGTCCATTCAACAAGTTCCTCAGTGGCTACACTCTTCTGGCTGTGCTTATGTATGCAACGGCCACCATCATCTGGCCAATCTACCATTTTGACAAGAAACACGGGGGAACTCCTTCTCGGCCGCCATACTGTAGAGGAAGTTACACTTGCTTTTGGGATCagatggttgttgttgctgtccTGACAGCTATCAATCTACTGGTGTACCTTGCTGACTTGGTGTATTCTGCACGGCTGATATTCATCCAAGAGTAG